The following coding sequences are from one Sciurus carolinensis chromosome 11, mSciCar1.2, whole genome shotgun sequence window:
- the LOC124959147 gene encoding olfactory receptor 4P4-like, with protein sequence MGKSNNITIFILLGLSHNKNIEILCFVLFLDCYIAIWMGNVLIMVSITCTQLNNQPMYFFLQYLSLSDLCCTSTVTPKLMTDLLVEEKTISYNNCMAQLFTTHLFGGMEIFILMGMAYDRYVAIYKPLHYAAIMSRQRCNTIVLACCTGGFVHSASQFLLTIFLPFCGPNEIDHYFCDVYPLLKLACSNTHIIGLLVIANSGLIALLTFGALMFSYFFILYTIRGYSMQSRSKALSTCSSHITVVVLFFAPALFIYIRPATTFPEDKVFALFYTIIAPMFNPLIYTLRNTEMKDALRKVWCHQTLLGRK encoded by the coding sequence ATGGGGAAAAGCAATAATATCACTATATTTATTCTCCTGGGACTTTCCCACAATAAGAACATAGAAATCCTctgctttgtattatttttagatTGCTACATTGCTATTTGGATGGGAAATGTGCTCATAATGGTTTCTATCACATGCACTCAGCTCAACAACCagcccatgtatttcttcctccaATACCTCTCCCTCTCTGACCTCTGCTGCACATCCACAGTGACCCCTAAATTAATGACTGACTTATTGGTTGAGGAGAAGACCATTTCCTATAATAACTGCATGGCACAGCTCTTTACCACACATTTATTTGGAGGCATGGAAATCTTCATCCTCATGgggatggcctatgaccgctatgtggccatctacAAGCCCCTGCATTATGCTGCCATCATGAGCAGGCAGAGATGCAACACAATCGTCCTGGCATGTTGTACTGGGGGATTTGTACACTCTGCCAGTCAGTTTCTTCTCACTATATTCTTACCATTCTGTGGCCCCAATGAGATAGACCACTACTTCTGTGATGTGTATCCTTTGCTGAAATTGGCCTGTTCTAATACACATATAATAGGTCTCTTAGTCATTGCTAATTCAGGGTTAATTGCTCTGTTGACTTTTGGTGCcttgatgttttcttattttttcatattgtacaCCATAAGGGGATACTCCATGCAGAGCCGCAGCAAAGCTCTTTCCACTTGCAGTTCCCACATAACTGTTGTAGTCCTGTTTTTTGCACCTGCATTATTCATCTACATTAGACCAGCCACGACTTTCCCAGAAGACAAAGTGTTTGCTCTTTTCTACACCATCATTGCTCCCATGTTTAACCCTCTGATCTACACACTGAGAAACACAGAGATGAAGGATGCTTTGAGAAAAGTTTGGTGTCATCAGACACTTCTGGGAAGAAAGTAA